Proteins co-encoded in one Myotis daubentonii chromosome 8, mMyoDau2.1, whole genome shotgun sequence genomic window:
- the SERPINB11 gene encoding serpin B11 isoform X2, with product MLALVNCSAGHKMDSLSTANIEFCLDVFKELNNNHVEDNIFFSPLSLLYALSMILLGARGNSAEQMEKVLHFNHIAESLKPKFKDSAKCSQTGRIHSEFGALFSQINRPDSNYTLSIANRLYGTQTMAFYQQYLSCSEKLYQARLQAVDFQKSTEETRKTINAWVASKTNGKITNLFGKGTIDPSSVMVLVNAIYFKGQWQNKFQERETIKTPFQLSEGKSVIVEMMYQVGRFKLAVIKEPQMQVLELPYVQDKLSMIILLPMGTVTLEQIEKRLNSKMFHKWTSSSNMMERNVEVHLPRFKLEIKYELNSLLKSLGMTDVFHQSKADLSGMSPAKGLYVSKVIHKSYVDVNEAGTEAAAATGDNFVLKRLPIRAQFMANHPFLFFIRHTGTNTILFCGKLASP from the exons GTAGTGCTGGTCATAAAATGGATTCCCTCAGCACAGCAAACATTGAATTTTGCCTTGATGTGTTCAAAGAGCTGAACAATAACCATGTGGAAGATAATATCTTCTTTTCCCCACTGAGTTTGCTTTATGCTCTGAGTATGATCCTCCTTGGTGCCAGAGGAAACAGTGCAGAACAGATGGAAAAG GTGCTTCACTTTAATCATATTGCAGAATCATTAAAGCCAAAGTTTAAGGACTCAGCTAAG TGCAGCCAAACTGGAAGGATTCACTCAGAGTTTGGAGCCCTATTCTCTCAAATCAACCGGCCAGACTCTAACTATACCCTCAGCATTGCTAACAGACTCTACGGGACACAGACAATGGCATTCTATCAG CAATATTTAAGTTGTTCTGAGAAACTGTATCAAGCCAGGCTTCAAGCTGTTGATTTTCAAAAGTCTACGGAAGAAACCAGGAAAACTATTAATGCTTGGGTTGCAAGCAAAACTAATG GAAAAATTACAAACCTCTTTGGAAAGGGCACAATTGACCCTTCTTCTGTGATGGTCCTGGTGAATGCCATATATTTCAAAGGACAATGGCAAAATAAATTTCAGGAAAGAGAGACGATTAAAACCCCTTTTCAGCTAAGTGAG GGTAAGAGCGTAATTGTGGAAATGATGTATCAAGTGGGAAGGTTTAAATTGGCCGTCATAAAGGAGCCGCAGATGCAAGTGCTTGAGCTGCCCTACGTGCAGGACAAACTAAGCATGATCATCCTGCTTCCCATGGGCACAGTGACTCTAGAACAG ATAGAGAAGCGGCTGAACTCGAAGATGTTTCACAAGTGGACCAGCTCCTCCAACATGATGGAAAGGAATGTCGAAGTCCATTTGCCCCGATTCAAACTGGAGATCAAGTATGAGCTGAATTCCCTGCTAAAATCCCTCGGGATGACAGATGTCTTCCACCAGAGTAAAGCTGATCTGTCTGGAATGTCGCCAGCCAAGGGCCTGTATGTATCAAAGGTCATCCACAAGTCATATGTGGATGTCAACGAAGCGGGCACGGAGGCAgcagcagccactggggacaACTTCGTCCTGAAAAGACTCCCCATCCGAGCCCAGTTCATGGCGAACCACCCTTTCCTGTTCTTCATAAGGCACACTGGCACCAACACCATTCTCTTCTGTGGCAAGCTTGCCTCTCCCTAA
- the SERPINB11 gene encoding serpin B11 isoform X1, giving the protein MEREGQKVKALYFLFRDAAPISPTKLSTSPPESNKGSAGHKMDSLSTANIEFCLDVFKELNNNHVEDNIFFSPLSLLYALSMILLGARGNSAEQMEKVLHFNHIAESLKPKFKDSAKCSQTGRIHSEFGALFSQINRPDSNYTLSIANRLYGTQTMAFYQQYLSCSEKLYQARLQAVDFQKSTEETRKTINAWVASKTNGKITNLFGKGTIDPSSVMVLVNAIYFKGQWQNKFQERETIKTPFQLSEGKSVIVEMMYQVGRFKLAVIKEPQMQVLELPYVQDKLSMIILLPMGTVTLEQIEKRLNSKMFHKWTSSSNMMERNVEVHLPRFKLEIKYELNSLLKSLGMTDVFHQSKADLSGMSPAKGLYVSKVIHKSYVDVNEAGTEAAAATGDNFVLKRLPIRAQFMANHPFLFFIRHTGTNTILFCGKLASP; this is encoded by the exons GTAGTGCTGGTCATAAAATGGATTCCCTCAGCACAGCAAACATTGAATTTTGCCTTGATGTGTTCAAAGAGCTGAACAATAACCATGTGGAAGATAATATCTTCTTTTCCCCACTGAGTTTGCTTTATGCTCTGAGTATGATCCTCCTTGGTGCCAGAGGAAACAGTGCAGAACAGATGGAAAAG GTGCTTCACTTTAATCATATTGCAGAATCATTAAAGCCAAAGTTTAAGGACTCAGCTAAG TGCAGCCAAACTGGAAGGATTCACTCAGAGTTTGGAGCCCTATTCTCTCAAATCAACCGGCCAGACTCTAACTATACCCTCAGCATTGCTAACAGACTCTACGGGACACAGACAATGGCATTCTATCAG CAATATTTAAGTTGTTCTGAGAAACTGTATCAAGCCAGGCTTCAAGCTGTTGATTTTCAAAAGTCTACGGAAGAAACCAGGAAAACTATTAATGCTTGGGTTGCAAGCAAAACTAATG GAAAAATTACAAACCTCTTTGGAAAGGGCACAATTGACCCTTCTTCTGTGATGGTCCTGGTGAATGCCATATATTTCAAAGGACAATGGCAAAATAAATTTCAGGAAAGAGAGACGATTAAAACCCCTTTTCAGCTAAGTGAG GGTAAGAGCGTAATTGTGGAAATGATGTATCAAGTGGGAAGGTTTAAATTGGCCGTCATAAAGGAGCCGCAGATGCAAGTGCTTGAGCTGCCCTACGTGCAGGACAAACTAAGCATGATCATCCTGCTTCCCATGGGCACAGTGACTCTAGAACAG ATAGAGAAGCGGCTGAACTCGAAGATGTTTCACAAGTGGACCAGCTCCTCCAACATGATGGAAAGGAATGTCGAAGTCCATTTGCCCCGATTCAAACTGGAGATCAAGTATGAGCTGAATTCCCTGCTAAAATCCCTCGGGATGACAGATGTCTTCCACCAGAGTAAAGCTGATCTGTCTGGAATGTCGCCAGCCAAGGGCCTGTATGTATCAAAGGTCATCCACAAGTCATATGTGGATGTCAACGAAGCGGGCACGGAGGCAgcagcagccactggggacaACTTCGTCCTGAAAAGACTCCCCATCCGAGCCCAGTTCATGGCGAACCACCCTTTCCTGTTCTTCATAAGGCACACTGGCACCAACACCATTCTCTTCTGTGGCAAGCTTGCCTCTCCCTAA